Below is a window of Dermochelys coriacea isolate rDerCor1 chromosome 25, rDerCor1.pri.v4, whole genome shotgun sequence DNA.
tcAGTGGCTCTTGCGGTTTGGATTTGAGCTACTGCCACTGCAGATGGAAAGGGAaagttctccccaccccctccctctcttcccccccccccccccccccccacttcccaccgGCCGGGGAGGGCCACGGAGCCTGATCAGCGCGGGAGGGCTGCGGGAAAGGACCGCGGCCGGGAGGCCAGGTTAAACACGGCTCTCGAGCCCCATCTAGCGGCCGGATCGGGGGCGCGTTGAGGAGCGGGCCGATCTCCCCACTTCTTTCCTCGCTGCCACCTCCAAGGGCCcctccagctccccgcccccccccttgcccccatCACACCCCAGGCTGCTCGGCAGCCCCTGCCGGGCACTAACCCGATAAGTGTCTGCCTGGAAGTCTGTGAGGAAGGTGCAGTCGGCGTCCTGGCTGGAGGTCAGGGAGCAGCAGACCAAGGTCCCCTCCTGCAAGCAGTGAGTGCAGAGCTGCTTTTagtaccccccccacacacacacacacacgcgagccccccccccccccagcagcaccccgAGCTGGCACCAGGCCCATGGTGGGAATTTGGTTCTTTTAGGACGGGCCTGATCCCTGCAGAGACACGCCCCAGCTCACCAGCTCCAGGACCAGCGTGCTCTCAGGGGTGCTGCGGGTCTTGATGGGAGTTTCTTTCCTGGGGGGCTTCTGGCTggacctggggggcagggccttgtggaTGAAGCTGGATaggtggggaagcagagaaagggGATTGGAGCTTCAGGGGTACAGCCATCCCCTCCCTGTCCCAGGGAGCACCCCATACTCACGGGCTCAAGATATTGGTTTCCTCTGGCTCATCCGGTGGGAGGTTCCCGAAGTACACAACTCCACCCGTAGGCTGAGCCCCGggcttccctctctgcccccgaGGTCTCTCTGGCTCTGTAGGGAGAAAGGCCTGGCTTCAAGATGGCCCTAAGTTTCAATGGGGACAAACTAGGACTTTGGGGCAACCAATGGGGCAGCACCCAGAGCctgcaggctggggctgaggggaccCAGTCCAGTCAATGTCCATGCAGCACAAAAACAATCCCCAGAGTCACCGGCAGTGGCCCCCCAGACCGAACCCTGGACCTCCCcacactcagctgctgcctgagGGCTCCTGGAGGGCAGGCAGTGCCCGAGCGCCCTTGCTGGGGCAGCCCGTCTCACGCCCAGCACCGAGGCAGGGCACAGGAGCACCCAGTCATCAGGGGCCCAGGAATTCAGCCAGCCTCACTTACCCTCCGCCCCCAGGGGAGAGAAGCAGATGACACCCAGGAGTGGGCCATGGAGGGAAGTCACCTTGCTTGCTGGGCTGGATGGGCACTGTTCGAAATGCACCTTCAGGGCCCTTCCTGTCAGCGGGGACACGGGCTCTGTGGGAGGCAAAGGGGCCAGGCGGTTACAGCCCATAGGAggtggaatggggaggggggacccaCAGAAGAATCAGCACAAGGCATCAGCTCTGCAAGGTGCTAGGCACGCAATGCCcatgggggatgtgggggagctCTGGAACACCACcctccccagcctgagccccctcaccTGTAGGGCCATCCTCTCGCCAGCCTCTCCCCCGGCTTTTCCCCCCTCTGGGGGCGCTTGCCTTCCGAACTGGGGGTCCCAGATCCTCCACATCGCCACTGGTCTCTCTAGGGCTGAAGGGCTTCTTCAACCGGGGCGTGATCTTACCCGAGCGCAGCATCATGGTGCAGACAGGCAGCTGGGGGCGGTGGAGGAGACAGAACCACCCAGACCCTTCAAATAACCCACCCTGCATTGTTAGCGGTCAGCGGGAAGAGACTCAAGAAAGCTCAGCCCCTTCTCCAGCGCCAGGAccccagggatctcaaagcacattgcGAACAGTAACTGACCCTCAGCGTTGGagctgccagactggatcagacctgggaCCTGTCTCCGACAGTGGCCCGAacgagatgcttcagaggaaagtgcaagccCCAGCACACACAGTGAATTGTTAACTGGCTccagggatgcgggggggggggaatttcccCCTATCTTAAGCTAATGCTTTTGGGGGAAACACCCCTCTAATCCCCTCCATAAAAAGACCCTCGCAAGAGACTCGCCCAAGCGATCAAGGCCTTAGCTGCGCccaggacctgtggcagagcttGGGGGACAGTCGCCCCCGGTTACAGAGATGGAGGTGCCTGGAGAGGAGCAGGCCCAGCCAGTGGGGCACCTAGCAAGTGCCTTTTGAGCCATTTAGAGGGAGAAAGGGGCCAGGACCCCCAGAGGAAGCAGAATCAGTCCCTCCCCCATTTTACAACAGCCCCAACCCAGGCCGGGTAGGGGAGAGCCGCCCGCCAGGCCCGGCGAGGCGACACGGACGCGGCCGTAGCCAGGGCCCCGGCTGGGAGCCGCAGCCGAGAGGCCACTGAATCAACACAGCCCAAATCGCCTTCTGGACAGGGGCAGGCTCGCTTCCAGGCAGGGGGGCCCACAGCCGCGGTGATGGGGAGGCAGAGGCGTCATGGCTGCCTTGTCACTGCCGGGCCTGCCCCAGACAGAAGGGGTCACATGGCCCTAGCGCCAGCCGAGATGAACGGTACAGTCACTTTGGTACCTGGCCCTCCCTAGCAGCCACGTCTGCTCCAGCATCCCCCATGGGCGCGACCAGGGCTTTGGTTTGCCATCCGCCTGCCCCGGGTGCAGGGATCACCGCGAGTTCAAAGCGGCCGCTTGGCCCGGGCGTGAACCCCCTGTCCCCAAGGTGTAAGCATAgcccagaggcgggggggggggggagccttgTCTGCTCAAATAAAGAGACCGATGCCTCTTCCATCTTTCTGTAACTGGCACCAGGCGATACAGCGAAGGGTGCTTCAGAAAACCAGCAACAAACAGGGTCTTCTTTCAATTTTTGTTCAAGTCTCCCTGAAGCCTGAAAAGGCCTAGCCCAGTGCTGGCAACACTCACCTGGCCGGGgactgcagcacattcagaagaGGAATCAGCCCCCAGGACATTGTTTTATTGGCAGGGCTGGTTAGTAACGCAGCCCAGCTGGGTTTGCAGGTAATCTGGGTGCATTTAAAGGGACGggggctattttaaaaaaaaaaaaaaatcagcccaacACACAGAGCCGGAGACTCAACCATTCAAGCACTAAACGAATAATGCACCCCAGCTTTCTAACGGGTGCATGCTATGGCTCCGGAACGTGAGGGGTTAAAAGCACCGGCCGGGGCACTAGCGTAGGCAGGTGCCTGCAAACTTCACCCACACGGGTCTTAGGAGGTCTCTCGTTCCTGACCCGCGGCTTCCAGCGCTATTCCAGTTCCCTCGCCCTGCCAacgcccctcaatcctgactcccaggccctgcagctattccagccttgggtcaccccccacagccctgccaacacccctcaatcctgactcccaggccctgcagctattccagccttgggtcaccccccacagccctgcaaaaaacacccctcaatcctgacccccaggccctgcagctaTTCCAGCCTTGGGTCACCCCCCAtagccctgccaatgcccctcaatcctgacctgcaggccCTGCAGCTATTCCAGCCTTGggtcaccccccacagccctgccaacacccctcaatcctgacccccaggccctgcagctaTTCCAGCCTTGGGTCACCCCCCACAgtcctgccaatgcccctcaatcctgacccccaGGCCCGGCAGCTATTCCAGCCTTGggtcaccccccacagccctgccaacacccctcaatcctgaccccccaggccctgcagctattccagccttgggtcaccccccacagccctgccaacacccctcaatcctgactcccaggccctgcagctattccagccttgggtcaccccccacagccctgcaaaaaacacccctcaatcctgacccccaggccctgcagctattccagccttgggtcaccccccacagccctgccaatgcccctcaatcctgacccccaggccctgcagctaTTCCAGCCTTGGGTCACCCCCCACAgtcctgccaatgcccctcaatcctgacccccaGGCCCGGCAGCTATTCCAGCCTTGggtcaccccccacagccctgccaacacccctcaatcctgaccccccaggccctgcagctattccagccttgggtcaccccccacagccctgccaacacccctcaatcctgactcccaggccctgcagctattccagccttgggtcaccccccacagccctgcaaaaaacacccctcaatcctgacccccaggccctgcagctattccagccttgggtcaccccccacagccctgccaatgcccctcaatcctgacccccaggccctgcagctattccagccttgggtcaccccccacagccctgcaaaaaacacccctcaatcctgacccccaGGCCCTGTAGCTATTCCAGCCTTGggtcaccccccacagccctgccaacGCCTCTCAATCCTGACCCCCGGGGACCTAATCCAGTGTGGAGCCCCTCCCTGCAGTTCTGCCActgcccctcagtcccacccccacctcccactccagggattcagcagcagcagctgccagccctgTCAACTGCTGGGGTGTTTTCCCTGCTACGATAAAAAGTCCATGCTGGGCTGGGTAACAACCCAACAAAGTCATTTTACTTCTGACCTAAACCAGAAATTAAGACATAAGGGGCTAGTGGTTGGGGATGGTGAGTCAGGactctgggttctgtccccagctctgacaCGGACTCACTGTATTGCTGTGaccaagtcacttccccactctgtgcctcagtttccccatgtggaaAACAGGGACAATCTACCCCCACAGAGGGACTGTGGGTCTGCGTTAATGGCTGAGCTCCTGGGATGGCGCATGCTCACTGCAAATATTGTCACAAGTGGATTTGCTCCTCACAGCATCTGTGAGTCCTGGGGAGGCTGGACAACGCCATCTCGTTTCCTCTTTGATTCTGCTGGTGGCGGAGGGTTCACATGGGAGAAGGACGGAAAGATGAAACCCCTGTGCCTGGGGCCTGTCAGACACACATTGCTCCggcccctgagccccccacaccgaGCCCAGCTCTGTGGTCCTTGTGGTGCCGGTCAGATTCCAAACAGCCCGCAGGGGGCGCCCCACTCCAGCTGTGAGGTGTCCTTGGGAGCGGCTGGGTGTTTTCCATGAGGATGAGAGGCCCCCAGAAATGCTGGTGGATGTTCCATGGAGGACTCAAAATAAACAGCCCGGCATAAAATCATCCGCTTCACTCTCAGGTTCGTGGCCAAGCGACCTGCCATCAGGAGCCTGCGCTCAGCCCAGGGTGCGATCTCTGGGATCTGGAGTGGGAATTATTTCAAACTGCAGCCAGAGCCTGAGaaagaaggggtgggagggggggataccTGTGTGCGCacgtgtatatgtgtgtgcatacATGCACATCTGTGTGCGCacgtgtatatgtgtgtgcatacATGCACATCTGTGTGCGCACGTGTGCACAGGCATGTTTGTACTCATGCAGGTGCATGTTCATGAGCCTTCACATGTGCATCTGTGAGCAGGTGGGCATGGCTGTGCATTATCACACATCCCAAGGCTTTAtcactccctcccccctcatCTTAGATTAGTTTAAAgatcacaagattttttttaattcacaatgTGGGGCTGGGTTTCTTTGCCTCCTGGCTGTTGAGTCTCTGGGTGTCACCTTTTCAAGCTTTCTGGGCAGCCTGGCAGGTGAGAAACATGCCGTGGTTTTAAATGCAAGCTCAGAGTCTGATGCAATCACCTGACTCCAAGAACTGGGGCTTCAAGGAAGGCACCTGGTATCGTGAGACTCAGGTTAAgatcacaagagctggcaacattGTTTCACGGGCTTTCTCTGCCGGGCACTCACaaccccagtgccccaggctgctTTGCAATGGGAAGCCTAACAGATCCCAGCTACCGCATCCTCCTGCCCTGGACAGGATGGTTCCCTTTGCAGTGAATTCCCCAGGGCCATGGGCCAGCCCATCCTTTCTGAGGCTATTCCACAGCTTGCTAGATCTCACCCTCAGGACCCATTTCCTGCTAGTGCCCAGCACTGTGCTCTGAATCCGCTCTCAACGGCATCCCAGAAGCAGCCGCATTTCAGCAGCCTGCTTAGCCATCTCTGGAGTGGCTGGAGCTATGAAATGTCAACACTAAATTGCTTCCTGCACCCTGCAGCCTCAAGTAGCCAAGTGCAGTTGTTCAGCAGCCTTTGAGTCCCAGACTTCAGACACACATCCCGCTCTCTCTCATGGCAACTTGACGTTAGTTCTTTCTTGAGGCGTTCTCACACTCATTGAGGTTGGAACCCTCCAGCTGTCCTGGGTGAAAGGCAAACAAAAGGCGCTGTTGACAGCACAAAGCCTCTAGGCCTGTCAAGGCCACAGCACATGCCTCAAAAAATCCACCAGGGACGACCAGGCCCCACCTCTGCGATGCAGACCCCGCTCAGCCGTGATTTCACAGCCTGTTCCCTTGTTGATTTGTCATCCTGGGACGGAGCTGCCCTTTGGCAGGCGCTTTGGATCTAGGGGTGAGAGTTGAGTGTGCTGGCTGGGAAGGAGCGAGTCTTGCCGCCACTGTTAATTGTGATGGGGCTTTCCAGCTCCTTTCCTGGAGATAAAGCCGCCTGTTTCGGGAAATAGCTCCAGATAAGGGAGCAgggccagagcgctggcttcTGCTGAGCTctacccagtccagtgcttccctctctgcctcccccGCTCCTTCGCTGGGATGGCAAAGTCGGGCTGGGAGCCTGTTGGAATGCTGCTTTGCAAACAGAGAGCCATCAGTGTCATGAGTCAGGAGgcctcagcccctggctccaGTGATAGCTAGGCGGGGCTTGCCTACTTCCTTGCCACTTCCTTGCTGTGACTCAGTGGGTGACATGCCCTGGAGCCCTGAGATGAGGCTGGCACGGAATCACTGGGGTGCAGGGCCCCCCCAACCCAGGGGCTCCTGCAGAGTGATGgtgaggcaggagccctgagTGGCAGGGAGATgctagctggggtgggggggaggcacatACAGCACTGATGCATGAGGCTTTAAGGCCTTTGCCCACTTTGCGTGGAGGGCCTTAAAGCTCCCCAGGGAGCGTCTGTAAACGCAGGAGCTGGCCAGGGAATTCCTGGGTAAGGCCCCAGTGCTGTGTGGAAAGGTGCTTCCCCGGGTATCTGAGAGCAGAGAACGCATTGGCTCCATGGGAAGggatgtggggttgggggtgcgggAGCAAGGTTCCTACCCCTCTGGGATCATTGCAGATGTAAAGGCAGGAACTGGTGCTTGCCCTGGCTGGATGCTGGCTCATTACTGACATTCTGGGCTCCAATGGATGCAGAATTCCTCCTTTCCCTGCAGAGCAGCAGTTAaacagcccagaggtggctgcatttcaccaACAGCCAGCTGGTGGAGAGCTGGGGGATTCCTTGAAGGGGCCCTGGACATGCCAGGCATGGTACGGGCTCAGGCACTTGGCCAAACTGGAGGAGAAAGGGTTAAATTGAAAACACAGCgacatattttattttgcaaaaataaattacCCCAAAAACACAAcacagagaagggatggggtgcagcaggggagcCCTGCATTGGCCTGACTCTCCCCAGGTGAGAGGCTGGGCAGTGCCCTGATGGAAGCAGGCAGGAGGGCTGCACAAGGGTCTGGGAGTGAGCGTCACCGAGGAGCAGCAAGTCTGGACTACGTGTTGGGTTAGCAGTGCATTCAGGTGGCATTAGGGAGGGTCCGCCTCCCGCTGTGCACATCTCCGACCccttccccttctgcccccagTCCCAGGAACCTCCACCCCTGCGAGGCCCATCTCAGCACATGCCCTGCCCATTCTtgcagagcccacaccccctccaccTGCTTCTGCAGCATGTGCCACCTGCTAGCATGTTCTGCTGTGTTTGTCTGCCCCCTCCTCCGACTGCCCTGGCCCTAGGAGCTCCCTCACGGGCGGGGGCCACCCCTCTCTGGCTGTACCACCCCCCTCAGGTGCCCATCTCATGGTGTGCCCATGCCCACTGTGCCAGCTCTTGGGAGCCCAGCCCTAGGCTGTGTGGCtcccagcaggagcagggagtggaGCAGGCAGGGTGAGGATGGAACAAGGACCCAGTTCAGCTGGGAAGCTCGCCTAGCATGTGCTGGTGGGCCCAGGcaatggggctggctgggcagatggagttCAGGGCACCTCCCGTGGGCTTGAGGGTGGGATTCCAGGGACTCAAGCGTTATCACTGCTGGGCAGAGCCGAGAGAGGAGCACACAGCTggcatcagtgtgtgtgtggagggggcggggggcagcagtGTCTGATCCCAGAGACTCAACTCAGAGCAGTTCCCCAGGGAGAAAAGCCGCCCAGCCCTGCAccagggagcgggggcagggagaggggttaattacagacagacacagactctTTGCCTCGGGAGCTCGGCGCTCCAGACGGGTTTAGGTGTGTGAGG
It encodes the following:
- the LOC119848379 gene encoding CTD small phosphatase-like protein 3, coding for MMLRSGKITPRLKKPFSPRETSGDVEDLGPPVRKASAPRGGKSRGRGWREDGPTEPVSPLTGRALKVHFEQCPSSPASKVTSLHGPLLGVICFSPLGAEEPERPRGQRGKPGAQPTGGVVYFGNLPPDEPEETNILSPFIHKALPPRSSQKPPRKETPIKTRSTPESTLVLELEGTLVCCSLTSSQDADCTFLTDFQADTYRVYMKLRPHVQEFLETLSKAYEIFIFTTAEQDYTEKILDVLDPQKKLIRHRLYQQDCLCLQGYYVKDLSILERDLARTVALDDSLQGFPYQISNWIPISGWLGDRQDEELLHILPLLGKLSQVGDVRTEIRRKYRLCRLLAVD